In a single window of the Trichoderma breve strain T069 chromosome 6, whole genome shotgun sequence genome:
- a CDS encoding SPRY domain-containing protein — MTTSPSSALTGVIIGLASSFGSIVLIFLVIFIFWASGCAGSGRIILDRIGRPGEYDDEQAFAREEAEALENMDDMSRTEYLRAKAFVTANPPESAQTDISLSQYLAIQEKGVSAWEFEPELEIANCFVQARTEIEFFDSECTVMSNLPVPKQNDVYYWEAKVYEKPENTLVAIGMATKPYPLFRLPGFHKYSVAYHSNGSRHYNQPFSRTPYGPQIVTGDVIGVGYRPRTGVIFFTRNGKKLEEVVHGLKSQNFFPAIGANGPATVHVNFGQSGFVFIEANVKKWGLAPVTGSLAPPPPYGSEQGSILLETGTKDGFTSAQGRAHRHSHGRSRSGNFRVLPPTSPGPVRSPTDISLAQLVPSDEGGEASSSTHPAHEQHFDGNPLQLHLEDATNPPPDYSSPTYTQNRNRRYSTDSEDENAPLIHVVTRSRGESSATIRPAGHGQPAPPQDPVPSYSDAIQQGASPIRRERSNSSESEASVQSSESGSSSS; from the exons ATGACGACGTCACCATCTTCGGCCCTGACGGGAGTCATCATCGGCCTGGCGTCTTCCTTTGGctccatcgtcctcatcttcctcgtcatcttcatcttctgggcCTCCGGATGCGCTGGCTCCGGCCGAATCATCCTCGATCGCATCGGCCGACCCGGTGAATACGATGACGAACAGGCGTTTGCGAgggaagaggccgaggcctTGGAGAACATGGACGACATGTCCAGGACGGAATACCTGAGAGCCAAAG CATTCGTCACTGCGAACCCTCCAGAGTCTGCGCAAACCGATATTTCGCTCTCACAATATCTTGCTATCCAGGAAAAGGGCGTGTCCGCCTGGGAGTTTGAGCCCGAGCTGGAAATTGCAAATTGCTTCGTCCAGGCCCGAACCGAGATTGAATTCTTCGATTCCGAGTGCACCGTCATGAGCAACCTGCCCGTGCCCAAGCAAAACGACGTCTACTACTGGGAGGCCAAGGTCTACGAAAAGCCCGAGAACACGCTTGTTGCTATTGGTATGGCCACCAAGCCATACCCTCTCTTTAGACTGCCTG GCTTCCACAAGTACTCCGTTGCCTACCATTCAAACGGCTCACGACACTACAACCAACCATTCAGCCGAACCCCGTATGGCCCCCAGATTGTCACTGGTGATGTTATCGGTGTTGGCTACAGACCTCGAACGggcgtcatcttcttcacacggaacggcaagaagctcgaggaaGTGGTTCATGGCTTAAAGTCTCAAAACTTCTTCCCGGCTATCGGGGCCAACGGGCCCGCGACAGTTCACGTCAACTTTGGTCAGTCTGGTTTCGTCTTTATTGAGGCAAATGTCAAGAAATGGGGCCTGGCCCCGGTCACTGGCAGCCTGGCTCCCCCGCCCCCGTATGGCTCTGAGCAAGGCAGCATCCTTCTGGAAACCGGTACCAAGGATGGCTTTACCTCTGCGCAAGGGCGGGCTCATCGACACTCT CACGGACGATCACGCAGCGGAAATTTCAGGGTTCTCCCTCCCACCAGCCCTGGTCCTGTCAGGAGTCCAACCGACATCTCGCTTGCCCAGCTCGTACCATCCGATGAAGGTGGTGAggctagcagcagcacacACCCTGCACACGAACAGCATTTCGACGGCAACCCGCTTCAGCTCCACCTCGAAGACGCCACCAACCCGCCGCCCGATTATTCAAGTCCAACCTATACCCAGAATCGCAACCGCCGATACAGCACGGACAGCGAGGATGAAAACGCTCCTCTCATCCATGTTGTGACTCGCAGCAGGGGTGAATCTTCGGCAACAATCCGGCCTGCAGGACATGGCCAACCCGCCCCGCCCCAAGATCCTGTCCCGAGTTACAGCGACGCGATACAACAGGGAGCGAGCCCAATTCGACGTGAACGAAGCAACAGCTCTGAGTCTGAAGCCTCAGTCCAAAGTTCGGAGAGCGGGTCCTCATCTAGCTGA